One Pseudomonas sp. Z8(2022) genomic window, AACTGCTGCAACAGCTCGAAGATTCGGATCGAGTGTGTTGAGGAAAGGTCCGCCACTCGCTTCAGGTCGTAGGTGGTGAAACGCTTATTCAGATGGACGAGGTAAGGCTGCACGTGCACCGTGAAGAAGAGCTTGGTTTCCCCACCACCGTCTAGGTAATCAACCCGATCTACCCACCTGAAGCGGCTTTTGTAGCGCCCATCAAAGGTTTTGATGTCTCTCTCGTAGAGCGCGTTGCTCGCCTCTTTGAGGGCCTCGTAGGCCTGTTTGACAGGCAACTGGTACTGATCCGCGAAGTCATGTGCCGTGATCGTTATAGGGCGCGGCATGGGCTTGCGGGGATCGATCTGGGCAATAGCCGCCAGAAGCAGCCGCTGCTCATTGAGAGTGAGCTTGTACGCTGCGATAACCAGGTCGTTCGACTTCGTGACGTTGCGACGGATCACGTTGGCCATCTGACTAAATCCATTAGCTGTTTTAGCTAACACTAACTAGCTAAACCAGACGAGTCAATTAGCTTTTTTACCCGGAATCTTTAGTTGTTTTAAATATCATCCTATCGTGCATTTCTCATCGGCAGAGCCACTAACAAC contains:
- a CDS encoding replication initiation protein; protein product: MANVIRRNVTKSNDLVIAAYKLTLNEQRLLLAAIAQIDPRKPMPRPITITAHDFADQYQLPVKQAYEALKEASNALYERDIKTFDGRYKSRFRWVDRVDYLDGGGETKLFFTVHVQPYLVHLNKRFTTYDLKRVADLSSTHSIRIFELLQQFRSTGFYTVSVDEFRELLELGPSYERYSNLKGKVIDPAIKELREKSGLEIELGTERKGRAIDRLTFKFRDQEQMRLDFSATPELELALAETD